The Opitutaceae bacterium genome has a window encoding:
- a CDS encoding DUF4212 domain-containing protein, which produces MPPPENGYWRSTIRLILILLAIWALVSIGAGILFVRPLNAFSVGRLPAGFWMAQQGSILVFVALIYIFARRMDTLDHRYGKDREDAEK; this is translated from the coding sequence GTGCCCCCACCCGAAAACGGCTACTGGCGTTCCACCATCCGCCTCATTCTCATCCTTCTCGCCATCTGGGCTCTCGTCTCGATCGGAGCCGGCATCCTCTTCGTCAGACCGCTCAACGCTTTTTCTGTCGGCCGACTGCCCGCCGGATTCTGGATGGCGCAACAGGGATCCATCCTCGTATTCGTGGCGCTGATCTACATCTTCGCCCGGCGGATGGACACCCTCGACCACCGCTACGGCAAAGACCGGGAGGACGCTGAGAAATGA